ACCCAATGGGCCGGCAGCAAAACCGAAGACCGGGAACCTTGATCCATGATATAGTAGAGTCTGCCTCCCGCCGACACTTGGGCGCTGAGACTCGACATGCGATCATGATGCCGCGACCACCGGGGACTGCCAATCCACTGGTATCCTTCAGGTGATGCCACTTGCAAATCTCGCGATACGGCGTTGCCTCTGGCGTCATAGTAGTAGTGCGTCCAGTCATCTATGTCCGTGGGGCGCGGCTTCACCAACTTCCGCCACTCCCCCCCCTCTTTGAAATAGGCGACGCCATCGGGAACCAGTACTCGCAAAACTTCGTCGCGAGAGACACCATCAAGCTCCCCGGCAACCAACAAGTTGACCAGATTATCAATGTAGGGCAGCGAACCTGGACGCCAGAGGTCCACCGTGACCTGCCCGTTTAGTTTCTCAGCGAGCAACCATTCGCGCGATGACTGCACCTTTGCGGCATCGTGCTCCAACCCTTGCACTTGATAACTGGCATTGCGTCGAAGCGCCGCCGTCAATTGCGCGTCCCCCGATCCCAAGTGCACAACGAAGCCGCCCTTTACACCGGTCGCGTCAATGATGCGAGCGGCTTCCGTCTCAGCGGTTGGACTGGCCGCGCACATGGATGAAGCCCCGGTAACAACGATGGCAAGGCATGCTGCCAGCGAGTGACCCAGGGTGGAGAAACGGCGAATATTTCGCCATACAGGCGAATCGAAAGAAACTTTTCTTAATTGTGTTTGCATAGGCGCGCTATCAGTTTCGGTCAAGACCATTTGGGAACCATTCCCAAACAAACTGGGGAGTCATGCGCGCCCCTGGAGAGGTAGCAACCGATTCATTCCCAGCTCGAATGTATTGCAGCCAAAGTTACTTACCGCAATAACTTTAGTTACTCTAGTGTATAAGTGTAGATTTGTCAACAACCAACTGATAAAAATTAGCCGGTCAGAATCCTGGATCGGCAAAATTTTCGAATTCCTTGAGAAAAAGACGCTATCGAAACGATTGGAACCGGGCTTCTGTTTTTCCTAAAAACGGCTGTTTTGAAAAAAATGAAAAAAGAATTTGACAATGTACAGTAGTATTATAGATTTTCTCATGATTAGTGTCAACGACGCAAAGTGTCGTCGGTGGAAATCCAGCCAGGCAGTCGGGGCGGCTATCACTACAGATACGTATGAACTCGATCGAATGGCTGGAGATCTGCACTAACAAAACAACAATGCAGTTAAGCAAAACATATCGTATGAAGAAACTAGTAACATTCGCGCTGGCGCTTCTTTGCGCCGTAGCCATCAATGCCTATGCTGGCGAAGGCAAGAAGTCCCAGCTCACTGACGAACAGAAGGCACAGGAGAAAACCTTGTTGGACAAATACGACAAGAACAAGGACGGAAAGATTGATAAAGAGGAGAAAGCGGCTTTCAGCCCTGAGGATAAGGAAGCTTGGGACAAACTCCACCCGCACAAAAAGAAAAATTGATAACCAAACCTGTCTGATTGCGTGGACCAGCATTGGCTGGGAGTAAAACCGAATATGGCTCACCTAACATCACCATGGCTTTGGAACCATGGTGATGTTTTTACTCAACAACAGATAGGCGTTAAACTGATGGAACCGTGCTAATTAATTTAACCCGAACTTGACTTGAAAAATTGGATGATGTGGTTGGTCATCAGAAACCAGCCGAAGAGGCCACGGTAGAACGGTGGTAGCTACCTCTCGTGAGGCGCATGAAACAGGATTGGGCAAGGGGAGTTCCCAAGCCCGGACGTGGTCCGAAACAACGACATGCCTTATGAGAGACAATGATAAAATTCACGGTCCAGCTTTTCAGAGCTGGAATCACCCACCGACAAACCCTTGGGTACCTGAACGGAGGACCATATGCGGGTAACCCTTATTGGTGGCATGGACCGATTGGCGCGACACTATCTGAAAGCGGCGCAGGAGGTGGGTGTTGACTTGCGGATCTTCAACCGTCCTGAGGCCGGGCTTGCCCAGAGGATTCATGGTAGCCAGGCCGTTGTCCTCTTCACGGGCAAGGTTTCCCACCAGGCCCGCGACCTGGCCATGGGGATTGCCAAAGCGCACGCCATTCCCGTTTATCAGTACCACAGTTGCGGTGTCTGCACCCTGCGCAAGTGCCTGAGCTGCTTGGGCGGGACCGGAATGGCCGCGCGCAGCTAACTCTTCGCATCAAAACATATGAAGCCCCGTCCGACGCGGCATAGCAGCCTGCCTCATGTCGAGGGATAAAATATCAGGAAAACATTCCTGACTGGGAGCCGATCTGTTTGAGGTGGTTTTTCATACCCGCAATTCAAGGCTTTGAGATAAATCGGAATTGCGATTTTTCGATCCAACCTGAATCCCCCGAGCTGGTGTGGATAAAAATGTAATCTCCACGAATAGACTGTCCACCGGCCATTTCGCCCGCAGCAAGGCGCGTGTTAATCTGCGCGTGACGCGTAGGGGTCAGGCGCAATGGCGTGTCGGAGGACAAAACTACTCCGAGATCGGTTCGCGTGTGAACACCCACCATCCCGGGAATCGTCAGCAAGAACAATCCGAATCCAACGGCGGCGAGGGACTGAGTCCAAGCTGATCGGCGCCAACCAAGGAAAACCGGCAGTCCAAAGGCCAAGGTAACCGCCAGCCAGAAACTAACCGTGGCCGTCCACCCCCACGCGTCCACCGGCAACCAAGTGGAGAATCTCTCCCACCACCTTAGCGGCGCTGCAGCAAGTTGCGCCGTCCGACGGGCATGGCGCAGACTGGCACCAGCATCCGCATCAAATGGATTGATCCACAAAGCCCGTTCCCAAGCCAGGATTGCTTCTCCGAAATGACTGCCTTGCCATTCAGCATTTCCGAGATTGCGCCATGCCTCGGCAGAGGGCTTGCGTTTGAGTTCGTCATTAAACTGTCTCGCAGCCTCCGCGAAGTCCCGCGCCTCATAAGCCGCGCAACCTCTTTCAAATGTATTGGTACTGTGCTGGGATTCAGAAGCAGAAATCTGCCAGACCGCGACTGCGAACAGGATGACGATACCACGGGTGAAGTGTGAGCAACGGATTATCATAGCCGCCTCCGCAATGCTGCGAGCAATATCTCCAATTCCGGTTGAAGCCACCACAGCGTTTTCGGGTTGGGTACTTTGCCCTTGAAAGTCACCTCCTCCGCTAGGGTGAACAACTGGCGCACCAGGTTGCCTGACTGACCCTCCCGCTCTTCGCACGGTAAAACGCCGAGCACATCGTCGCACACCAACGCTTCCGGACTGGCCTGCAAATGGGGAGCGCAAGCTGTGCGTAGCGCCGCCACCGCCGCCATGGTGAACGCCGTCGCATCGCCATCAGCCGCAGCGCGCCGCCATTGCCGTGTTTGCCTTCGGAGTTCGCCACGGGCCCTGGCAAAACGGACAATCTCTGGATGCGCGGCCAGAAAACGGCGGCGACGTTCCCACCAGCATGCGCCCGTCAGCACGCCCCCCAGGAGAAGTTGGAGCATCCAAAAGGAGGTGCGCTGCTGCGTCGGCACCAACCCGGCTGTAAAATGAACCGGGCGGCTCGCCATTCTTCCCAAGCCCTCCGACGCGTGCTCATCCGGTGCGCCAGAGGTTGCACTTGTGGCGTTCGATATTTGTCCCATCGTGCGTGCTCCGGCGGACGGCAGCACCAGAACTGGGATCGCAGGAATCGTCAGATCCACGAAGCTAGTCCTTTGCGGATCGAAGTAGCTGAACGGAATCCTGGGCGTGTCCGTCATTCCAGGATTCAGCGGAATCAAAGTGTAATAAAACACGTTGCTGCCACGCTGCCTGATGGTTGGCGGCGAATTGCCATCCGGCATGGTGTTTAGAACCCGCCAACCCGGCGCGTGAGCAATACCGGGCGGAATCAGGCGCCCAAGGTTTCCCTCCCCACGGACAGCAACGGATAGTACGAGGGGATCACCCGCATGGACTTCACGAGTTGCGGGTCTCGGCGACGCTCCCATAGACTGTCCGATCAATCCAGTGAATCCAGGGAGCGCACCGCCCGGAAGGTGCCTGACCACAATCTCTACTGACCCGGATTCCAAAAAGGGGCGAAAGCCTGGCAGCAGGACGCTTTGCGGATCGGTGGTTGGCCGGCGTTCCACAAAAGCCTGGGCACTCATCGGGAGCCGGCCTTCACGGATGGGAATGGCGATGACTTCCTCGATTAGCGCTGAAACACTATGTCCATTGTGTGTGCGCAACTCGCGTCGCTGAGAACCCGGAACTCGATCAAAGAGGAACGCATCGCCCAACGCTTTCGGATCCACCAGACCTAATACGCTGCTGTCTCCCGGATCCAGCACCACGATTTTCAAAGGAATTGCCTGGCCAACGAAGCAATCGCCCTCTGGAATTTCGAGATGCAAGGAGGCAGGCCGTCGGGCCTCGGGTGAACCAGGAGCGACCACCGTGAGCGTCCGTGACGGAACGGTGATCCGCCGGTTCCCAACAACAACGGTAAAGGGAGCAATGGTAAACGAGCCTTCCGCGTGCGCGATGATCCGATAGTTGAACGTGGCCTGATATTGAGCGGTCTGCCCTTTGGTTATAAACGATTTTCCGACACCACTTTTCTGGAGTTTGAGATCCTTCGGAATGGGAATAGGGTCCGGCAAGTCCACCGCTTCCGGTTCGGCCGTGACCACCACGCGATAGAATGCCGGTTCGCGCATGGCAATTACCAGCGGATCAAATCCCGCATCCGCCACCACATTTGACTCCCCTTGCGCCTGCCGCAGCAATTGTGCCATGGCAGCATTGAGCGGCGGATCGGCAGGGTGAGCGGCTTGGCTTTGCGAGCGGGCCGGGGCACCCAGCAGTAGCAGGCTGGCGGCAAAAGACATAACGTGTCGTGCAATCATGTTCATCACCAAGTGCGGCCCGCGCGGTTTTGACGGTCATT
The nucleotide sequence above comes from Verrucomicrobiota bacterium. Encoded proteins:
- a CDS encoding EF-hand domain-containing protein: MNSIEWLEICTNKTTMQLSKTYRMKKLVTFALALLCAVAINAYAGEGKKSQLTDEQKAQEKTLLDKYDKNKDGKIDKEEKAAFSPEDKEAWDKLHPHKKKN
- a CDS encoding DUF2325 domain-containing protein; the protein is MRVTLIGGMDRLARHYLKAAQEVGVDLRIFNRPEAGLAQRIHGSQAVVLFTGKVSHQARDLAMGIAKAHAIPVYQYHSCGVCTLRKCLSCLGGTGMAARS
- a CDS encoding tetratricopeptide repeat protein, yielding MIIRCSHFTRGIVILFAVAVWQISASESQHSTNTFERGCAAYEARDFAEAARQFNDELKRKPSAEAWRNLGNAEWQGSHFGEAILAWERALWINPFDADAGASLRHARRTAQLAAAPLRWWERFSTWLPVDAWGWTATVSFWLAVTLAFGLPVFLGWRRSAWTQSLAAVGFGLFLLTIPGMVGVHTRTDLGVVLSSDTPLRLTPTRHAQINTRLAAGEMAGGQSIRGDYIFIHTSSGDSGWIEKSQFRFISKP
- a CDS encoding BatD family protein, with product MSFAASLLLLGAPARSQSQAAHPADPPLNAAMAQLLRQAQGESNVVADAGFDPLVIAMREPAFYRVVVTAEPEAVDLPDPIPIPKDLKLQKSGVGKSFITKGQTAQYQATFNYRIIAHAEGSFTIAPFTVVVGNRRITVPSRTLTVVAPGSPEARRPASLHLEIPEGDCFVGQAIPLKIVVLDPGDSSVLGLVDPKALGDAFLFDRVPGSQRRELRTHNGHSVSALIEEVIAIPIREGRLPMSAQAFVERRPTTDPQSVLLPGFRPFLESGSVEIVVRHLPGGALPGFTGLIGQSMGASPRPATREVHAGDPLVLSVAVRGEGNLGRLIPPGIAHAPGWRVLNTMPDGNSPPTIRQRGSNVFYYTLIPLNPGMTDTPRIPFSYFDPQRTSFVDLTIPAIPVLVLPSAGARTMGQISNATSATSGAPDEHASEGLGRMASRPVHFTAGLVPTQQRTSFWMLQLLLGGVLTGACWWERRRRFLAAHPEIVRFARARGELRRQTRQWRRAAADGDATAFTMAAVAALRTACAPHLQASPEALVCDDVLGVLPCEEREGQSGNLVRQLFTLAEEVTFKGKVPNPKTLWWLQPELEILLAALRRRL